From Fusobacterium sp. DD2, the proteins below share one genomic window:
- a CDS encoding endonuclease/exonuclease/phosphatase family protein — translation MKRIRTLIVYIFVTISLFAQEAYVASFNTLRLGKNEKDYEQTARVISAFDLVGLIEVMNEEGVQDLVSALEKVSGKKWDYHISPYPVGKSSYKEHFAYVWKKNRVTPLEVRGYYPNHDKVFSRPPYGADFKIDNIDFTLVLAHSIFGKNEKVRRREAFKMGEVYDYFQDLDPVENDIIIAGDFNLSAFDEAFELFLKHRDEITYTLDPKIKTTLGSSRLASSYDNMFLSKKYTKEFEGKSGAVDFTKENYKMMKKRVSDHLPIFIILNSSVDDD, via the coding sequence ATGAAAAGAATAAGAACTCTGATTGTATATATATTTGTAACAATATCACTTTTTGCTCAGGAAGCATATGTGGCATCTTTTAATACTTTAAGACTTGGTAAAAATGAAAAGGATTATGAACAGACAGCAAGGGTTATTTCAGCTTTTGATCTTGTTGGACTTATTGAGGTAATGAATGAAGAGGGAGTTCAGGATCTTGTTTCAGCACTTGAAAAAGTAAGTGGTAAAAAATGGGATTATCATATTTCACCATACCCAGTTGGAAAAAGTAGTTATAAAGAGCACTTTGCATATGTTTGGAAGAAAAATAGAGTAACTCCTCTTGAAGTGAGAGGTTATTATCCAAACCATGATAAAGTTTTTTCAAGACCTCCATATGGAGCAGATTTCAAAATAGATAATATAGATTTTACCCTTGTTCTTGCACACTCTATTTTTGGTAAGAATGAAAAGGTAAGAAGAAGAGAAGCCTTTAAAATGGGAGAGGTCTATGATTATTTTCAGGATTTAGATCCTGTTGAAAATGATATTATAATTGCTGGAGATTTTAATCTTTCAGCATTTGACGAAGCTTTTGAGCTATTCTTAAAACATAGAGACGAGATAACATATACACTTGATCCTAAGATTAAAACAACTTTAGGAAGTTCAAGACTTGCAAGCTCTTACGATAATATGTTTCTTTCAAAAAAATACACAAAAGAGTTTGAAGGAAAAAGTGGAGCTGTAGATTTTACAAAAGAAAATTATAAAATGATGAAAAAAAGAGTATCAGATCATCTACCAATATTTATCATACTTAACAGTAGCGTAGATGATGATTAG
- a CDS encoding thiamine diphosphokinase has product MKRAYVFFNGELLGSKEFYLNLLAKEPGDFYCADGGANLMEELGIVPKEIWGDLDSVSPELLEKYRKNDIIINKFPKDKDFTDGELILQYLSKKNYDKIVVIGALGGRRDHELSNINLLFLFDNLFLITEKERMFCIEKRATMENVKGKTISFIPFSEKVTGITLKGFKYPLNNYTLKQGSSICMSNVALEDNCSIEFVNGKLIGIIIE; this is encoded by the coding sequence ATGAAGAGAGCGTATGTTTTTTTTAATGGAGAACTACTAGGGAGCAAAGAGTTTTATCTCAATCTTCTAGCAAAAGAACCAGGAGATTTCTACTGTGCAGATGGTGGAGCAAATCTCATGGAAGAGTTAGGAATTGTGCCTAAAGAGATTTGGGGAGATTTAGATTCTGTTTCACCAGAACTCCTTGAAAAATACAGAAAAAACGATATAATAATAAATAAATTTCCTAAAGATAAAGATTTTACTGATGGAGAGCTTATTTTACAATATCTTTCTAAAAAGAACTATGATAAAATTGTAGTAATTGGTGCATTAGGTGGACGTAGAGACCACGAGTTATCAAATATAAATCTTCTGTTTTTATTTGATAATCTATTTTTAATAACTGAAAAAGAGAGAATGTTCTGTATAGAAAAAAGAGCAACTATGGAGAATGTAAAAGGGAAGACTATATCTTTTATACCATTTTCAGAAAAAGTAACAGGAATTACACTTAAAGGATTTAAGTATCCCTTGAATAATTATACTTTAAAGCAGGGAAGTTCAATCTGTATGAGCAATGTGGCGTTAGAAGATAATTGCTCCATTGAATTTGTCAATGGAAAGCTTATAGGGATTATAATTGAATAG
- a CDS encoding thioesterase family protein has product MLEKGMTLTLEKAVGSDDTAIKLGSGGLEVFATPMLVALMENAAFNLAEKELENGDTTVGISLNIKHLKANLVGDKLKCVATLKEIDGRRLDFHVVVTHSETVVGEGEHSRFIVNGEKFLSKLKK; this is encoded by the coding sequence GTGTTAGAAAAAGGTATGACTTTGACTTTAGAAAAGGCAGTTGGGTCAGATGACACAGCTATAAAATTAGGTTCAGGAGGATTAGAAGTATTTGCAACTCCAATGCTAGTTGCACTTATGGAAAATGCAGCTTTCAACTTAGCTGAAAAAGAACTTGAAAATGGAGATACAACTGTTGGTATTTCTTTAAATATTAAACACTTAAAAGCAAATCTAGTTGGCGACAAATTAAAATGTGTTGCAACACTTAAAGAAATCGATGGAAGAAGACTTGATTTCCATGTTGTAGTTACTCATAGTGAAACTGTTGTAGGAGAAGGAGAGCACAGCAGATTTATTGTTAATGGAGAAAAATTCTTAAGCAAATTAAAAAAGTAA